The Humulus lupulus chromosome 4, drHumLupu1.1, whole genome shotgun sequence genome has a window encoding:
- the LOC133832186 gene encoding uncharacterized protein LOC133832186, with product MEYAYNNSYHDSIDMAPYEALYGRKCWSPIHWHEASERKFLGTEEVDKVTEDIKKIWEMLQTSIDRQRKYVDQHRRSLAFEAIDKVLLKVTPWKGDLHFGKKGKLCPRYIRPFEIVEKIGIVAHRLALPPPLAQVHDVFHKSMLRKYVEDLSHVLSYEQLEVDLKLCYEEKPVRILDCKDKVLRNKTIPFVKV from the coding sequence ATGGAGTATGCTTATAACAATAGCTACCACGACTCTATTGATATGGCACCATATGAAGCCTTGTATGGGCGAAAGTGTTGGTCCCCTATTCATTGGCACGAAGCCAGTGAAAGAAAATTCTTGGGTACAGAGGAAGTGGACAAAGTTACTGAAGATATCAAGAAGATTTGGGAGATGCTGCAGACTTCCATAGATCGACAGCGCAAATATGTGGACCAACACCGAAGATCCTTGGCATTTGAAGCTATAGATAAGGTGCTCCTGAAGGTGACTCCATGGAAGGGAGATCTACATTTTGGTAAGAAAGGAAAATTATGTCCAAGGTATATCCGACCTTTTGAGATAGTGGAGAAAATCGGCATTGTAGCCCATCGATTAGCCCTCCCGCCTCCGTTGGCTCAAGTACATGATGTATTCCATAAATCTATGCTAAGAAAATATGTGGAAGACCTGAGCCATGTACTTAGTTACGAACAGTTGGAGGTGGATTTGAAACTGTGTTACGAGGAGAAACCAGTGAGGATTCTAGATTGTAAGGATAAGGTGTTGCGTAATAAGACTATACCCTTCGTTAAAGTGTAG